A region of Ornithodoros turicata isolate Travis chromosome 5, ASM3712646v1, whole genome shotgun sequence DNA encodes the following proteins:
- the LOC135393840 gene encoding glycoprotein 3-alpha-L-fucosyltransferase A-like, with translation MISRRLRRRRRHCCDRRDLCRNLIFGFLSLTFVVLFPIHFNLNDQPIYLYNVESWNQTEPNVRAEWDDQELSYQDRVRRIMERQIFRNNSALDHEHDSAWKPHALKLPWFMRSGVIRPSPSSKVSRSQRIWPSNSSDDRIVNQLMYLPPYYTTRQRGKGRRLKTIVLDSSWDNFAGGRHLFVRDKCPVDTCTLYRSHVLKKTADAIVFKNYTYTSPDRRHPGQIWILYMLENPYQTPLDRGKEWINWTATYRRDSDIVTPYAKFVLFDPFVKKLPLNGRNFAQNKSKAVAWFVSNCRAHNSRLEYAQELRKYIQVDIYGRCGPLKCPRTESEHCLQMLSEHYKFYLAFENANCRDYITEKFYNALRQNVVPIVMGASRTDYQKVAPFHSYIHVDDFETPKDLAEYLKHLDRNTDLYNEYFAWKGTGEFINTYFWCRLCAMLHSPRRPPHGHHVYEDVSSWWHKDACVRNRKKRLRKLKPL, from the exons ATGATATCCAGACGCTTACGGCGAAGACGTCGTCATTGCTGCGACAGAAGGGACTTGTGTCGCAACTTGATTTTCGGCTTTCTATCTCTCACCTTCGTCGTGCTGTTTCCTATCCACTTCAATCTAAACGACCAGCCAATCTACCTCTACAATGTAGAAAGCTGGAACCAGACGGAACCAAATGTCAGAGCGGAATGGGACGACCAGGAGCTAAGCTACCAGGACAGAGTGAGACGCATCATGGAAAGACAGATCTTCAG GAACAATTCCGCCCTAGACCACGAACATGATAGTGCGTGGAAGCCCCACGCTCTGAAGCTGCCCTGGTTCATGCGATCGGGAGTGATTAGGCCGTCTCCCTCAAGCAAGGTCTCCCGTTCTCAAAGGATCTGGCCTTCCAACTCCAGTGACGACCGTATCGTGAACCAACTCATGTATCTTCCACCTTATTACACCACTCGTCAAAGAGGCAAAG GTAGGAGGCTGAAGACCATAGTCCTGGACAGTTCTTGGGACAACTTTGCAGGGGGTCGTCACCTTTTTGTTCGCGACAAATGCCCGGTGGACACGTGCACATTGTACAGGAGCCATGTTCTTAAGAAGACCGCTGACGCCattgtttttaaaaattacacCTACACGTCGCCAGACAGGAGACATCCCGGGCAGATCTGGATTTTGTACATGCTAGAAAATCCATATCAAACGCCACTTGATCGCGGGAAAGAATGGATCAACTGGACTGCCACATACAG GCGAGACTCTGACATCGTAACACCGTACGCAAAATTCGTGTTATTCGATCCATTCGTGAAGAAACTGCCCCTCAATGGCAGGAACTTTGCCCAGAACAAGAGCAAAGCGGTGGCTTGGTTTGTGTCCAACTGCCGAGCGCACAACTCGAGGTTGGAATACGCTCAGGAACTGCGAAAATACATCCAG GTGGATATCTATGGAAGGTGCGGCCCTCTCAAGTGCCCAAGGACTGAATCAGAGCACTGTTTACAAATGCTGAGTGAACATTACAAGTTCTACTTGGCTTTTGAGAACGCCAACTGCAGAGATTATATCACGGAGAAGTTTTACAATGCATTGCG TCAAAACGTGGTGCCTATAGTGATGGGCGCCAGTAGGACAGACTACCAGAAGGTGGCGCCTTTTCACTCTTACATCCACGTGGACGACTTCGAGACACCCAAGGACTTGGCCGAGTACCTCAAACATCTGGATCGAAACACCGACCTGTACAACGAATATTTTGCTTGGAAAGGGACCGGCGAGTTCATCAACACTTACTTCTGGTGTCGCCTGTGTGCTATGCTTCATTCTCCTCGCCGTCCACCTCATGGGCATCACGTGTACGAGGACGTTTCTTCATGGTGGCACAAAGACGCATGCGTCAGAAACCGGAAGAAAAGACTGCGGAAGTTAAAACCTTTGTGA